The Sylvia atricapilla isolate bSylAtr1 chromosome 5, bSylAtr1.pri, whole genome shotgun sequence genome includes a window with the following:
- the DYRK2 gene encoding dual specificity tyrosine-phosphorylation-regulated kinase 2 isoform X1 has translation MLTRKPSASAAAGAAYPAGRAGDSGRPLPSSPGTGAGVSRAGAGTGPPSPLALPPLRANNASHTVGSSKHTMNEHLHVGSHGQIQVQQLFEDNSNKRTVLTTQPNGLTTLGKSGLPVVQDRQSESAHRRQGSSSSLKSTDGTGKVKASVITPEQAMKQYMQKLTSFEHHEIFSYPEIYFLGPNAKKRQGVIGGSNNCGYDDDQGSYIQVPHDHIAYRYEVLKVIGKGSFGQVVKAYDHKMHQHVALKMVRNEKRFHRQAAEEIKILEHLRKQDKDNNMNVIHMLENFTFRSHICMTFELLSMNLYELIKKNKFQGFSLPLVRKFAHSILQCLDALHKNRIIHCDLKPENILLKQQGRSGIKVIDFGSSCYEHQRVYTYIQSRFYRAPEVILGARYGMPIDMWSLGCILAELLTGYPLLPGEDEGDQLACMIELLGMPSPKLLDASKRAKNFVSSKGYPRYCSITTLSDGSVILNGGRSRRGKLRGPPESREWGNALKGCDDPLFLDFLKQCLEWDPAVRMTPSQALRHPWLRRRLPKPPTGEKASAKRITESTGAITSISKLPPTSSSASKLRTNLAQMTDANGNIQQRTVLPKLVS, from the exons ATGTTAACGAGAAAACCCTCGGCTAGCGCCGCTGCTGGTGCTGCCTACCCAGCCG gcagggcaggggacagcggCCGCCCGCTGCCGTCTTCCCCGGGCACCGGAGCCGGCGTCTCccgggcaggagctgggaccGGCCCGCCGTCGCCCCTCGCATTGCCGCCGCTCAGGGCCAACAACGCTTCGCACACG gTTGGAAGCAGTAAGCACACAATGAATGAGCACCTACATGTTGGTAGCCATGGACAAATCCAGGTTCAGCAGCTCTTTGAAGATAATAGTAACAAGAGAACGGTTCTGACAACGCAGCCAAATGGACTTACAACGCTAGGCAAATCTGGATTGCCAGTGGTTCAGGACAGACAGTCAGAGAGTGCCCACAGGCGACAAGGGAGCTCCAGTTCTTTAAAATCTACAGATGGAACAGGGAAGGTGAAAGCCTCTGTTATCACACCAGAGCAAGCAATGAAGCAATACATGCAAAAATTAACATCTTTTGAGCATCATGAGATTTTTAGCTACCCTGAAATATACTTCTTGGGTCCAAATGCAAAGAAGCGGCAAGGTGTGATTGGTGGTTCAAACAACTGTGGGTATGATGATGACCAAGGGTCTTACATACAAGTACCCCACGATCATATTGCATACAGGTATGAAGTCCTGAAAGTTATAGGGAAAGGAAGCTTTGGGCAGGTGGTGAAGGCCTACGATCACAAAATGCATCAGCATGTGGCACTAAAAATGGTGAGAAATGAAAAACGTTTCCACCGCCAAGCTGCGGAAGAAATTAAGATCCTGGAACATCTCCGGAAACAAGATAAGGATAACAACATGAATGTTATTCACATGTTGGAAAACTTCACATTCCGCAGCCATATCTGCATGACATTTGAGTTGCTGAGCATGAATCTTTAtgaattaataaagaaaaacaagtttcaGGGCTTTAGCCTACCTTTGGTTCGGAAGTTTGCCCACTCAATTTTGCAGTGCTTGGATGCTTTGCACAAAAACAGAATCATTCACTGTGACCTTAAACCTGAGAACATTCTGTTGAAACAACAGGGTAGAAGTGGTATTAAAGTGATTGATTTTGGCTCAAGTTGTTACGAGCATCAGCGTGTCTACACTTACATTCAGTCACGGTTTTATCGTGCACCTGAAGTCATCCTTGGTGCTCGTTATGGGATGCCCATAGATATGTGGAGCTTGGGCTGTATCCTAGCTGAGCTTCTGACCGGTTATCCACTTTTACCTGGAGAAGATGAAGGAGACCAGCTGGCTTGTATGATTGAACTATTGGGCATGCCTTCTCCAAAACTCTTAGATGCATCCAAGCGAGCAAAAAACTTTGTGAGCTCTAAGGGTTATCCCCGCTATTGCAGCATCACAACCTTGTCTGATGGCTCTGTAATACTTAATGGTGGACGCTCTCGGAGGGGAAAACTGCGTGGCcccccagagagcagagagtgGGGTAATGCATTAAAGGGGTGTGATGATCCCCTCTTCCTGGACTTCTTAAAACAGTGTTTAGAATGGGATCCTGCTGTCCGTATGACACCGAGCCAGGCTTTGCGGCATCCCTGGCTAAGGAGACGGTTGCCAAAACCTCCAACTGGGGAAAAGGCCTCAGCAAAGAGAATTACAGAGAGTACTGGTGCTATAACTTCAATTTCCAAGTTACCTCCAACCTCAAGCTCAGCTTCAAAACTGAGGACTAATTTGGCACAGATGACAGATGCCAATGGGAATATTCAGCAAAGAACAGTGTTGCCAAAACTTGTTAGCTAG
- the DYRK2 gene encoding dual specificity tyrosine-phosphorylation-regulated kinase 2 isoform X2, which yields MNEHLHVGSHGQIQVQQLFEDNSNKRTVLTTQPNGLTTLGKSGLPVVQDRQSESAHRRQGSSSSLKSTDGTGKVKASVITPEQAMKQYMQKLTSFEHHEIFSYPEIYFLGPNAKKRQGVIGGSNNCGYDDDQGSYIQVPHDHIAYRYEVLKVIGKGSFGQVVKAYDHKMHQHVALKMVRNEKRFHRQAAEEIKILEHLRKQDKDNNMNVIHMLENFTFRSHICMTFELLSMNLYELIKKNKFQGFSLPLVRKFAHSILQCLDALHKNRIIHCDLKPENILLKQQGRSGIKVIDFGSSCYEHQRVYTYIQSRFYRAPEVILGARYGMPIDMWSLGCILAELLTGYPLLPGEDEGDQLACMIELLGMPSPKLLDASKRAKNFVSSKGYPRYCSITTLSDGSVILNGGRSRRGKLRGPPESREWGNALKGCDDPLFLDFLKQCLEWDPAVRMTPSQALRHPWLRRRLPKPPTGEKASAKRITESTGAITSISKLPPTSSSASKLRTNLAQMTDANGNIQQRTVLPKLVS from the coding sequence ATGAATGAGCACCTACATGTTGGTAGCCATGGACAAATCCAGGTTCAGCAGCTCTTTGAAGATAATAGTAACAAGAGAACGGTTCTGACAACGCAGCCAAATGGACTTACAACGCTAGGCAAATCTGGATTGCCAGTGGTTCAGGACAGACAGTCAGAGAGTGCCCACAGGCGACAAGGGAGCTCCAGTTCTTTAAAATCTACAGATGGAACAGGGAAGGTGAAAGCCTCTGTTATCACACCAGAGCAAGCAATGAAGCAATACATGCAAAAATTAACATCTTTTGAGCATCATGAGATTTTTAGCTACCCTGAAATATACTTCTTGGGTCCAAATGCAAAGAAGCGGCAAGGTGTGATTGGTGGTTCAAACAACTGTGGGTATGATGATGACCAAGGGTCTTACATACAAGTACCCCACGATCATATTGCATACAGGTATGAAGTCCTGAAAGTTATAGGGAAAGGAAGCTTTGGGCAGGTGGTGAAGGCCTACGATCACAAAATGCATCAGCATGTGGCACTAAAAATGGTGAGAAATGAAAAACGTTTCCACCGCCAAGCTGCGGAAGAAATTAAGATCCTGGAACATCTCCGGAAACAAGATAAGGATAACAACATGAATGTTATTCACATGTTGGAAAACTTCACATTCCGCAGCCATATCTGCATGACATTTGAGTTGCTGAGCATGAATCTTTAtgaattaataaagaaaaacaagtttcaGGGCTTTAGCCTACCTTTGGTTCGGAAGTTTGCCCACTCAATTTTGCAGTGCTTGGATGCTTTGCACAAAAACAGAATCATTCACTGTGACCTTAAACCTGAGAACATTCTGTTGAAACAACAGGGTAGAAGTGGTATTAAAGTGATTGATTTTGGCTCAAGTTGTTACGAGCATCAGCGTGTCTACACTTACATTCAGTCACGGTTTTATCGTGCACCTGAAGTCATCCTTGGTGCTCGTTATGGGATGCCCATAGATATGTGGAGCTTGGGCTGTATCCTAGCTGAGCTTCTGACCGGTTATCCACTTTTACCTGGAGAAGATGAAGGAGACCAGCTGGCTTGTATGATTGAACTATTGGGCATGCCTTCTCCAAAACTCTTAGATGCATCCAAGCGAGCAAAAAACTTTGTGAGCTCTAAGGGTTATCCCCGCTATTGCAGCATCACAACCTTGTCTGATGGCTCTGTAATACTTAATGGTGGACGCTCTCGGAGGGGAAAACTGCGTGGCcccccagagagcagagagtgGGGTAATGCATTAAAGGGGTGTGATGATCCCCTCTTCCTGGACTTCTTAAAACAGTGTTTAGAATGGGATCCTGCTGTCCGTATGACACCGAGCCAGGCTTTGCGGCATCCCTGGCTAAGGAGACGGTTGCCAAAACCTCCAACTGGGGAAAAGGCCTCAGCAAAGAGAATTACAGAGAGTACTGGTGCTATAACTTCAATTTCCAAGTTACCTCCAACCTCAAGCTCAGCTTCAAAACTGAGGACTAATTTGGCACAGATGACAGATGCCAATGGGAATATTCAGCAAAGAACAGTGTTGCCAAAACTTGTTAGCTAG